The Exiguobacterium aurantiacum DSM 6208 genome includes a window with the following:
- a CDS encoding cryptochrome/photolyase family protein, producing MRSFWIFGNQLSHELEMFDHVEDGDVIVMIEATSRAMWRTYHKQKLVLVFSAMRHFADELREKGFTVDYHEADSFQDAWDNHFKRYDPAAIHYIAVTDAAMEKKIKQFGKKHTLVEHTDVPLFYLTKEEAVDAIGSEPWRMDRFYRQMRKRFDVLLEDGKPQGGKWSFDADNRNPPKAGLTFPAPIHFRPDKITKAVIEKVERDFQDNPGDITPFVWPVTRSEARRALNRFIKERLETFGPYQDAMLSENQEMSHSLLSAALNIGLLTPREVVEAACAADAPLASIEGFVRQILGWREYMRAVYVASMPGYESVNTFKHERDLPDSFWDAKTDMHCIYQSVKPVIERAHNHHIQRLMVLGNFATLFEISPQQTSDWFNEMYIDAYDWVVLPNVLGMALHADGGKLATKPYIASGKYIDRMSDYCKGCKYNPKHTTEEDACPFNALYWNFIDKHQERFKDNQRMKMMLRNWQGRDDDVKADILAKARQTIDATDSL from the coding sequence ATGCGCTCATTTTGGATTTTCGGCAACCAGCTGTCGCACGAACTTGAGATGTTCGACCACGTTGAAGACGGTGACGTCATCGTCATGATCGAGGCGACGTCACGGGCGATGTGGCGGACGTACCATAAACAAAAGCTCGTCCTCGTCTTCTCGGCGATGCGTCACTTCGCGGACGAGCTACGTGAGAAAGGCTTCACCGTCGACTATCACGAGGCCGACTCGTTCCAAGACGCGTGGGACAACCACTTCAAACGATATGACCCGGCAGCGATCCATTACATCGCCGTCACCGACGCCGCCATGGAGAAGAAAATCAAACAGTTCGGGAAGAAACACACACTCGTCGAACACACCGACGTGCCGCTCTTCTATTTAACGAAGGAGGAGGCTGTCGACGCGATTGGCAGCGAGCCGTGGCGGATGGACCGCTTCTACCGCCAGATGCGCAAACGCTTTGATGTACTGCTCGAGGACGGGAAACCCCAGGGCGGGAAATGGTCGTTCGATGCGGATAACCGCAACCCCCCGAAAGCCGGGCTGACGTTCCCGGCACCGATTCATTTCCGTCCGGACAAAATCACGAAAGCCGTCATTGAAAAAGTCGAGCGTGATTTTCAAGACAACCCAGGAGACATCACGCCGTTCGTCTGGCCGGTGACGCGGAGTGAGGCGCGGCGTGCGTTGAATCGTTTCATTAAAGAGCGCCTCGAGACGTTCGGACCGTATCAAGACGCGATGCTGTCAGAAAATCAAGAGATGTCACACAGTCTGTTGTCGGCGGCGCTCAACATCGGACTCCTCACGCCACGTGAAGTCGTCGAGGCCGCATGCGCGGCTGACGCGCCGCTCGCCTCAATCGAAGGGTTCGTCCGACAAATTCTCGGTTGGCGGGAATATATGCGTGCCGTCTACGTGGCGTCGATGCCCGGCTACGAGTCGGTCAACACGTTCAAGCACGAGCGCGACTTACCCGACTCGTTCTGGGACGCGAAGACGGACATGCATTGTATCTACCAAAGCGTGAAGCCGGTCATCGAGCGGGCGCACAACCACCACATCCAGCGGCTCATGGTGCTCGGTAACTTCGCGACGTTGTTCGAGATCTCACCGCAACAGACGAGTGACTGGTTCAATGAGATGTATATCGACGCTTACGACTGGGTCGTGTTGCCGAACGTGCTCGGCATGGCGCTCCACGCGGACGGCGGCAAGCTCGCGACGAAACCGTATATCGCTTCCGGGAAGTATATCGACCGGATGAGCGATTACTGTAAAGGGTGCAAGTACAATCCGAAACATACGACCGAGGAAGACGCGTGCCCGTTCAACGCCCTCTATTGGAATTTTATCGACAAACATCAGGAGCGCTTCAAAGACAATCAGCGGATGAAGATGATGCTCCGGAACTGGCAAGGCCGTGATGATGACGTCAAAGCGGACATCTTGGCGAAGGCGAGACAAACGATCGACGCAACCGACTCCTTGTGA
- a CDS encoding glycerol-3-phosphate responsive antiterminator translates to MNETLRTIGEEKMIASIKSPKQFEKFLQSDVTTTFLMMGTLSTLDRYVSHLKRENKTVFLHAERINGISLDRDGIDYLAKRVGADGIVTTKASVIQHAKRAGLMTVQRLFLVDSDAVTSGIKMANDHEPDALELMPGLIPNVIEHVAGSVPFPIVTGGMIRKPIEVHQALSHGAFAVSTGDERLWASQGMKEDII, encoded by the coding sequence GTGAATGAAACACTTCGCACGATCGGTGAGGAGAAGATGATCGCCTCCATCAAGTCGCCGAAACAATTCGAGAAGTTCCTGCAATCGGACGTCACGACGACGTTCCTCATGATGGGCACGCTCAGCACGCTCGACCGCTACGTGTCGCATCTGAAACGTGAGAACAAGACCGTCTTCTTGCACGCCGAGCGCATCAACGGTATCAGCCTTGACCGGGACGGCATCGACTATTTGGCGAAGCGCGTCGGCGCAGACGGTATCGTCACGACGAAAGCGTCGGTCATCCAGCACGCGAAACGCGCCGGACTCATGACGGTGCAACGCCTCTTCCTCGTCGACTCGGATGCCGTCACGTCTGGCATCAAGATGGCGAACGACCATGAGCCGGACGCGCTCGAACTCATGCCGGGCCTCATCCCGAACGTCATCGAGCACGTCGCCGGGAGCGTGCCGTTCCCGATCGTGACGGGAGGCATGATCCGTAAGCCGATTGAGGTGCATCAAGCGCTCTCGCACGGTGCGTTCGCCGTCTCGACGGGGGACGAGCGGCTTTGGGCGTCACAAGGAATGAAGGAGGACATCATATGA
- a CDS encoding ABC transporter ATP-binding protein: MKSIQLQQIKKSYGDTEVIRGIDVTIEAGEFFALVGPSGCGKSTMLRMIAGLESITAGTLRIDGVAANELKPSERQLSMVFQNYALYPHMTVEKNITFGLHTKGLTKLEQRERCHAAAETLGLTDYLKRKPRELSGGQRQRVALARAIVTEAPICLMDEPLSNLDAKLRAKMRSEIRQLQRKLNLTMIYVTHDQVEAMTMADRMMLLNEGEVQQVGKPLDLYNKPANTFVASFIGSPPMNLTEVSRVEGGWIASDGRLFRPNTVTAEETATLGVRPEQIHPAKDDVTFYAELKNIEVLGTETILAFDVGGAEWLAKWPGQWPLSIGEKVACYVDPKQMSLFDAAGQRIEPRQPKLFEALEVFQ; this comes from the coding sequence ATGAAGTCGATTCAATTGCAACAAATCAAAAAGTCGTATGGTGACACCGAGGTCATCCGTGGCATCGACGTCACGATCGAGGCGGGCGAGTTTTTCGCGCTCGTCGGACCGTCCGGCTGCGGCAAGAGCACGATGCTCCGTATGATCGCCGGACTCGAGTCGATCACGGCCGGGACGCTCCGGATTGACGGCGTCGCCGCGAACGAGCTCAAGCCGAGCGAGCGCCAACTGTCGATGGTGTTCCAAAACTACGCGCTCTATCCGCATATGACGGTCGAGAAGAACATCACGTTCGGCCTACATACGAAAGGACTGACGAAGCTCGAGCAGCGCGAACGTTGCCATGCGGCCGCCGAGACACTCGGACTGACCGATTACTTGAAGCGAAAGCCGCGGGAACTGTCAGGCGGGCAACGCCAACGGGTCGCCCTGGCCCGGGCGATCGTCACCGAGGCGCCGATTTGCCTCATGGACGAGCCGCTCTCGAACCTTGACGCCAAGCTCCGCGCCAAAATGCGCTCCGAGATTCGGCAGCTGCAACGCAAGCTGAACTTGACGATGATTTACGTCACGCACGACCAAGTCGAGGCGATGACGATGGCCGATCGGATGATGCTGTTGAACGAAGGGGAAGTTCAACAAGTCGGCAAGCCGCTCGATCTGTACAACAAGCCGGCGAACACGTTCGTCGCCTCATTCATCGGCTCACCGCCAATGAACTTGACTGAGGTGTCACGCGTCGAGGGCGGCTGGATCGCCTCGGACGGGCGTTTGTTCCGCCCGAACACGGTCACGGCGGAAGAGACGGCGACGCTCGGCGTCCGGCCGGAACAAATCCATCCGGCAAAAGACGACGTCACGTTCTATGCCGAGCTGAAAAATATCGAGGTGCTCGGGACGGAGACGATTCTCGCCTTTGACGTCGGCGGGGCCGAATGGCTCGCCAAATGGCCGGGGCAGTGGCCGCTCTCGATCGGGGAGAAGGTCGCCTGTTACGTCGACCCGAAACAGATGTCGCTCTTCGATGCGGCAGGTCAACGGATCGAGCCGCGTCAACCGAAACTGTTCGAGGCGTTGGAGGTGTTCCAATGA
- a CDS encoding carbohydrate ABC transporter permease: MTVALPRQRVKARLSDAASGLLYLSPSIALFGIFLVYPLLRTIYLSFFRTDTQGTPLEFVGIGHYARLFTSATFWQSVQATVGFVALTVPLTILVALGLALLANEKLRGIGFFRTAFSATMGMSVAASSVIWMFMYNPSIGIFNRFLEAVGASGVQWLLDPQYALLSVSLATVWMNIGFTFLILLGGLQNIDRTLYESADIAGTGYWTQLRAITIPMLSPTLFFVGIISLINAFQTFGQIDLLTKGGPTNSTNVIVYAIYKDAFINYNVGGASAQAVLLFVTVLLLTWLQFKLVERKVHYQ, encoded by the coding sequence ATGACGGTCGCATTGCCGAGACAACGGGTGAAGGCCCGACTGTCGGATGCGGCGAGTGGCCTACTGTACTTGTCGCCGTCCATCGCGTTATTCGGGATCTTCCTCGTCTATCCGCTCCTCCGTACGATTTACTTGAGCTTCTTCCGGACGGACACGCAAGGGACGCCGCTCGAATTCGTCGGGATCGGGCACTATGCCCGGCTCTTCACGAGCGCGACGTTTTGGCAAAGTGTTCAGGCGACGGTCGGGTTCGTCGCCTTGACCGTGCCGCTCACGATTCTGGTCGCGCTCGGTCTCGCCTTGCTTGCCAACGAGAAGTTGCGCGGCATCGGATTCTTCCGGACGGCGTTCTCGGCGACGATGGGGATGAGCGTCGCCGCCTCATCGGTCATCTGGATGTTCATGTATAACCCGTCGATCGGCATCTTCAACCGCTTTTTAGAAGCGGTCGGGGCGAGCGGGGTACAGTGGCTCCTCGATCCGCAATACGCGCTCCTGTCCGTGTCGCTCGCGACCGTCTGGATGAATATCGGGTTCACGTTTCTGATTCTCCTCGGCGGCCTGCAAAACATCGACCGGACGCTCTATGAGAGTGCGGACATCGCCGGGACGGGGTATTGGACGCAACTCCGGGCCATCACGATCCCGATGCTGTCACCGACGCTGTTCTTCGTCGGCATCATCTCGCTCATCAACGCGTTCCAGACGTTCGGGCAGATCGATTTGTTGACGAAAGGCGGACCGACGAACTCGACGAACGTCATCGTCTACGCCATCTATAAGGACGCGTTCATCAACTATAACGTCGGCGGCGCGAGTGCGCAGGCCGTGCTCTTATTCGTGACGGTGCTCCTGTTGACGTGGCTCCAGTTCAAGCTCGTCGAAAGGAAGGTGCATTACCAATGA
- a CDS encoding carbohydrate ABC transporter permease, whose translation MTMRNALVYTLLVLSAGVMLFPIVYAFSISLMDGGEVLKGNLIPEEPSLANYVAAFERIPLLTYLVNSLVVALLVMVGQVVLSSLAAFAFVFIDFKGKGLIFMLFLATMMVPWEATMVPNFLTVQSLGWLNSVWGLSVPFFALAFGTFLLRQQFKTIPHEMYEASQIAGISRFRFFWNVVLPVSKTPLVTLSVYSFLTTWNMYLWPLLVTNTEQARTVQIGIKQMQSNEIASDWGVVMAAVVMIIIPTLLLLFAGQKQLQEGLTQGAIK comes from the coding sequence ATGACGATGCGAAATGCACTCGTATATACGCTGCTCGTCTTGAGCGCCGGCGTCATGCTGTTCCCGATCGTCTATGCGTTCTCGATCAGCCTTATGGACGGGGGCGAGGTGCTAAAAGGCAACCTCATCCCGGAAGAACCATCGCTCGCGAACTACGTCGCCGCGTTCGAGCGGATCCCGCTGTTGACGTATCTCGTCAACAGTCTCGTCGTCGCGCTCCTCGTCATGGTCGGACAAGTCGTTTTGTCGAGCCTCGCCGCGTTCGCGTTCGTCTTCATCGACTTCAAAGGGAAAGGGCTCATCTTCATGCTGTTTCTCGCGACGATGATGGTGCCGTGGGAAGCGACGATGGTGCCGAACTTCTTGACCGTGCAGTCGCTCGGTTGGCTCAACTCGGTGTGGGGCTTGTCCGTGCCGTTCTTCGCGCTCGCCTTCGGGACATTCCTACTTCGGCAACAGTTCAAGACGATCCCGCACGAGATGTACGAGGCGTCACAAATCGCCGGCATCAGCCGCTTCCGTTTCTTTTGGAACGTCGTCTTACCGGTCTCGAAGACGCCACTCGTCACATTGTCGGTGTATAGCTTTTTGACGACATGGAACATGTACTTATGGCCACTCCTTGTGACGAACACGGAGCAAGCGCGAACGGTGCAAATCGGAATCAAACAGATGCAGTCGAACGAGATTGCCTCGGATTGGGGCGTCGTCATGGCGGCCGTCGTCATGATCATCATCCCGACACTGCTCTTACTGTTCGCGGGACAAAAGCAATTGCAAGAAGGCTTGACGCAAGGTGCCATCAAATAA
- a CDS encoding ABC transporter substrate-binding protein, which produces MKKKWGLFAGLASSVLLLGACGSEEAAPEAAATADGKTEVVFWHAMSGDLETALNNQVDDFNASQDDYEVTPIFQGTYEEALTKFNAVAGSADAPAIMQTFEVGTKYMIDTNKITPVQEFIDKENFDTGVWEENILSYYQVDGKQYSMPFNSSTPVLIYNKDAFKEAGLDAEKAPRTYDELKQAAKALTTDDQTGFTILNYGWFFEQLVAAQGGLYVDNDNGRSGNPTKAVFDGEEGQNAFNLIKDMYDEKTFLNVGQNWDDMRAAFQSGNVAMYLDSSAGVRTVVDNAPFDVGVSYLPVPNESDREGVVIGGASLWMGDGIADETKQGAWEFMKFAASKEAQAKWHVETGYFAINPDAYNEPIVEEVWAEYPQLKVTVDQLSETKTSPATQGALISSFPQSRQSVVNAMESLYQGVSVEDALKRAADETTSTLGQ; this is translated from the coding sequence ATGAAGAAAAAATGGGGATTATTCGCAGGATTGGCCAGTTCGGTGTTATTGCTCGGGGCGTGCGGCAGCGAGGAGGCGGCACCAGAAGCGGCGGCGACCGCAGACGGGAAGACGGAAGTCGTGTTCTGGCACGCGATGAGCGGGGACTTGGAGACCGCGCTCAACAACCAAGTCGACGACTTCAACGCTTCGCAAGACGACTATGAAGTGACGCCGATCTTCCAAGGGACGTATGAAGAGGCGCTCACGAAGTTCAACGCCGTCGCCGGCTCGGCGGACGCACCGGCGATCATGCAGACGTTCGAGGTCGGGACGAAGTATATGATCGACACGAACAAAATCACGCCGGTCCAAGAGTTCATCGACAAAGAGAACTTCGACACGGGCGTCTGGGAAGAGAACATCTTGAGCTACTATCAAGTCGACGGAAAGCAATACTCGATGCCGTTCAACTCGTCGACACCGGTGCTCATCTACAACAAGGACGCGTTCAAAGAAGCAGGGCTCGACGCGGAGAAGGCGCCGCGTACGTATGACGAGTTGAAACAAGCGGCGAAGGCACTCACGACCGACGACCAGACCGGATTCACGATCCTCAACTACGGCTGGTTCTTCGAGCAGCTCGTCGCAGCCCAGGGCGGTCTTTACGTCGACAACGACAACGGGCGTAGCGGAAATCCGACGAAAGCAGTGTTTGACGGGGAAGAAGGGCAGAACGCCTTCAATTTGATTAAAGACATGTACGACGAGAAGACGTTCTTGAATGTCGGTCAAAATTGGGACGACATGCGCGCCGCCTTCCAATCGGGCAACGTCGCCATGTACCTCGACTCGTCGGCCGGTGTAAGAACAGTCGTCGACAACGCGCCGTTTGACGTCGGTGTCTCGTACTTGCCGGTACCGAACGAGTCGGACCGGGAAGGCGTCGTCATCGGAGGCGCCTCGCTCTGGATGGGTGACGGCATCGCCGACGAGACGAAACAAGGGGCGTGGGAGTTCATGAAATTCGCCGCCTCGAAAGAAGCGCAGGCGAAATGGCACGTCGAGACGGGATACTTCGCTATCAACCCGGACGCGTACAACGAACCGATCGTCGAAGAAGTATGGGCCGAGTATCCACAGCTCAAAGTGACGGTCGACCAGTTGAGCGAGACGAAGACGTCGCCGGCGACACAAGGCGCGCTCATCTCGTCGTTCCCGCAATCACGCCAGAGCGTCGTCAATGCGATGGAGAGCTTGTATCAAGGCGTGTCGGTCGAGGACGCGTTGAAGCGTGCGGCCGACGAGACGACTTCCACCTTGGGGCAGTGA
- a CDS encoding glycerophosphodiester phosphodiesterase: MKVYAHRGYSAKYPENTLQAFEAALPYADGIELDVQLSKDGRLVVIHDETVDRTTDGSGYVKDMTLRQLRALRSEGERIPTLEEVLVLVTPHDVTVNVELKTDQFAYDGIESLAWLATEEFGLEDRVVFSSFNPDTLVRLREVAPEARIAVLTGDGHPDLVEFVEHIQAEAVHAQPAFVGTRAWQTLCERGIRTRLYTINDLSELPDTMHVDAVMTDDVELLAPVRESIR, encoded by the coding sequence ATGAAAGTGTACGCTCATCGCGGTTATAGCGCCAAATATCCCGAGAACACATTGCAAGCGTTCGAGGCGGCTCTTCCTTACGCCGACGGCATCGAGCTCGACGTACAGCTGTCAAAAGACGGCCGCCTCGTCGTCATCCATGACGAGACGGTCGACCGGACGACGGACGGGAGCGGCTATGTGAAAGACATGACGCTCCGTCAACTGCGCGCGCTTCGAAGTGAAGGGGAACGCATCCCGACGCTCGAGGAAGTGCTCGTGCTCGTCACACCGCACGACGTCACGGTGAACGTTGAACTGAAGACGGACCAATTCGCCTACGATGGAATCGAATCACTCGCGTGGCTCGCAACGGAAGAGTTCGGCCTCGAGGACCGCGTTGTCTTCTCCTCGTTCAACCCGGACACGCTCGTCCGCTTGCGTGAGGTCGCACCTGAGGCGAGGATTGCCGTGCTGACGGGGGACGGGCATCCCGACTTGGTCGAGTTCGTCGAACACATTCAAGCCGAGGCCGTTCACGCACAGCCTGCCTTCGTCGGGACGCGTGCGTGGCAAACGTTATGTGAAAGAGGGATTCGAACACGCTTGTACACAATCAATGACCTGAGCGAGCTCCCTGACACGATGCATGTCGACGCGGTCATGACGGATGATGTGGAGTTGTTAGCGCCAGTACGCGAATCGATTCGCTGA
- a CDS encoding GGDEF domain-containing protein, translating into MPFTALLLNASVAFKGFYLISKLYHSDRFGSFRSRGFLIGLLTGGLGLFLMVNAVQANDEVRVDLRYLPLVLLAFYGARFPLLIATVIIASTRFLFGLTDQAIVAFIATFVVGVGMWWIHRHVRRLLLQSMLLHVWALFITSVSILINLGWNSAYVEIVLTFWIVGLLVGTLASLLAIDLEQMTRRSKEYKHSAERDHLTGLFNRRMWEERTTSLVSESRTYNVLALDIDHFKRVNDTYGHPNGDLVLKRFAELLKIETRSHDVVARIGGEEFIILIYDLSPEKVAKVSERIRKRIEAEAFTLSDGTSIQVSVSIGIAHGSALPVESMSDVADTALYQAKDNGRNQTVLLHADARMLVPN; encoded by the coding sequence GTGCCGTTTACCGCCCTCCTGCTGAACGCCTCTGTTGCGTTCAAAGGCTTCTACCTGATTTCCAAGTTGTATCACTCCGACCGCTTCGGCTCCTTTCGATCCCGTGGCTTCTTAATCGGATTATTGACCGGGGGACTCGGTCTGTTTCTCATGGTCAACGCGGTCCAAGCGAACGATGAGGTTCGCGTCGACTTACGGTACTTGCCGCTCGTCCTGCTCGCCTTTTACGGGGCCCGCTTCCCGCTCTTGATTGCGACGGTCATCATCGCGAGCACCCGCTTTCTGTTCGGGCTGACCGACCAGGCCATCGTCGCGTTTATCGCCACGTTCGTCGTCGGCGTCGGCATGTGGTGGATTCATCGTCACGTCCGTCGTCTGTTGTTGCAGAGTATGCTGTTGCACGTCTGGGCGCTCTTCATCACCTCGGTCTCGATCCTCATCAATCTCGGTTGGAACAGTGCTTACGTCGAGATTGTCTTGACGTTTTGGATCGTCGGACTGCTCGTCGGGACACTCGCGAGCCTACTCGCCATCGACTTAGAACAAATGACTCGACGTTCCAAGGAATATAAACATTCGGCCGAACGCGACCATTTGACCGGTTTGTTCAATCGCCGCATGTGGGAGGAACGAACCACATCACTCGTGTCTGAAAGCAGGACGTACAACGTGCTCGCACTTGATATTGATCATTTCAAACGTGTGAACGATACGTACGGTCATCCGAACGGTGACCTCGTCTTGAAACGATTCGCCGAACTGTTGAAGATCGAGACACGTTCCCATGACGTGGTCGCACGAATCGGAGGCGAAGAGTTCATCATTCTCATCTATGACTTGTCTCCCGAAAAAGTGGCCAAAGTTTCCGAGCGGATTCGGAAACGGATTGAGGCCGAGGCGTTTACCTTATCTGACGGGACATCGATTCAAGTCAGCGTCTCAATCGGCATCGCCCATGGGAGCGCGCTCCCGGTCGAATCGATGAGCGACGTTGCCGATACGGCGCTCTATCAAGCGAAAGACAATGGACGAAACCAGACCGTGCTGTTACACGCCGACGCACGCATGCTCGTTCCGAATTGA
- a CDS encoding carbon starvation CstA family protein, with product MITFFIALGLLLIGYLVYGRYVEKTFGIKEERTTPAFASQDGIDYVPMGKKRNSMIQLLNIAGVGPIFGPIMGALYGPVAFLWIVFGSIFAGAVHDYLTGMISLRNNGAHLPQLAEKFLGRSLRHIVNGFALLLLLLVGTVFVTSPSNMINNLFGGDASTLVFVIFAIFAYYILATLLPVDKIIGRIYPFFGALLLISAVGIGVSLFAQGYKVPEMSLTNMHPDGLPIWPLLFFTISCGALSGFHATQSPIISRTTMKESNGRSIFYGMMIVEAVIAMVWAGAAMAIFEPGELLGMIQDGTPALVVQEVATLMLGSIGGTLAILGVIVLPITSGDTAFRSARMIIADYLKVAQKKFASRLWIALPLFAISYVLTNMDFQMLWQYFNWANQTTAVIALFVGAMYLYIKGRNHYIALVPGTFMLYAVWFYILTAPIGFKMDGPIPYVIATIGTITLLVLFHVRARSMRAQNMDCDVDIDTAA from the coding sequence ATGATCACATTCTTCATCGCATTAGGATTACTATTGATCGGTTATCTCGTTTACGGCCGCTACGTCGAGAAGACGTTCGGCATCAAGGAGGAGCGGACGACGCCCGCCTTCGCGTCACAGGACGGCATCGATTATGTGCCGATGGGCAAGAAACGCAACTCGATGATCCAGCTGTTGAACATCGCCGGCGTCGGGCCGATCTTCGGGCCGATCATGGGGGCGCTCTATGGCCCGGTCGCGTTCCTCTGGATCGTCTTCGGGTCGATCTTCGCCGGGGCCGTGCACGACTATTTGACGGGCATGATCTCGCTTCGTAACAACGGGGCGCACTTGCCGCAGCTCGCCGAGAAGTTCCTCGGTCGCTCGCTTCGCCATATCGTCAACGGGTTCGCCTTGCTCTTACTTCTCTTGGTCGGGACGGTGTTCGTCACGTCACCGAGCAACATGATCAACAACTTGTTCGGTGGGGACGCGTCGACGCTCGTCTTCGTCATCTTCGCCATCTTCGCTTACTACATTTTGGCGACGCTCCTCCCGGTCGACAAGATCATCGGCCGCATCTACCCGTTCTTCGGCGCGCTCCTGTTGATCAGCGCCGTCGGCATCGGGGTCAGCCTGTTCGCACAGGGCTACAAGGTGCCGGAGATGTCACTGACGAACATGCACCCGGACGGCCTGCCGATCTGGCCGCTCCTCTTCTTCACGATCTCGTGCGGGGCCCTGTCCGGCTTCCATGCGACCCAGTCGCCGATCATCTCGCGGACGACGATGAAGGAGAGCAACGGCCGCTCGATCTTCTACGGCATGATGATCGTCGAGGCGGTCATCGCGATGGTATGGGCCGGTGCGGCCATGGCCATCTTCGAGCCGGGTGAACTGCTCGGGATGATCCAGGACGGCACCCCGGCGCTCGTCGTCCAGGAAGTGGCGACGCTCATGCTCGGCAGCATCGGCGGCACGCTCGCCATCCTCGGCGTCATCGTCCTGCCGATCACGTCCGGCGACACGGCGTTCCGCAGCGCCCGGATGATCATCGCCGACTACTTGAAGGTCGCGCAGAAGAAGTTCGCCTCACGTCTTTGGATCGCACTGCCGCTCTTCGCCATCTCGTACGTGTTGACGAACATGGACTTCCAGATGCTCTGGCAGTACTTCAACTGGGCGAACCAGACGACGGCCGTCATCGCGCTCTTCGTCGGGGCGATGTACTTGTATATCAAGGGGCGCAACCACTACATCGCGCTCGTCCCGGGCACGTTCATGCTGTACGCGGTCTGGTTCTACATCCTGACGGCGCCGATCGGCTTCAAGATGGACGGGCCGATCCCGTACGTCATCGCCACGATCGGGACCATCACGTTGCTCGTCTTGTTCCACGTGCGCGCGCGTTCGATGCGGGCCCAGAACATGGACTGCGACGTCGATATCGATACAGCCGCATGA
- a CDS encoding sensor histidine kinase, with amino-acid sequence MERKQFYPSRRHHHRNGGKRPLPAKRTRSPHSFPIASIVKEAQDAICYIDFTRNHLYSNDELRAMCPAMVTRRFEDTTALTEFFFARFKENGADLNAVAPLWQEMLDNRFVCCPRMDSRQLHLGERVIQLIFNFTHTPRGVFIMWRDETEMIQFEEQKDAFLAELSHDFRTPLTAITGYTELLMHRHKDDEKTHAMLTLVKQEADRLERLVDNFLDYQRVTYSEDLLAREPVALKPLLEEVVASYDTTSSDHHVTLAAPDGLVIEADQEKLLQLVHNLVGNAIKYSPEGGTVTVDVTDENGTLVLSVKDSGIGIPKEALPYIFDEYYRVDSDAHRPIKGTGLGLRICKRIAEAHGWGIHADSVYGEGTTFCIYLYSPTATSTTRLGEHEERV; translated from the coding sequence ATGGAACGAAAACAGTTCTATCCATCGCGCCGCCACCATCACCGGAACGGAGGGAAACGTCCCCTTCCCGCCAAACGGACCCGGTCGCCGCACAGCTTCCCGATCGCATCGATCGTCAAGGAAGCGCAAGATGCCATCTGTTATATCGACTTCACCCGCAACCACCTCTATTCGAACGATGAGCTGCGCGCGATGTGCCCGGCGATGGTCACCCGCCGCTTCGAGGACACGACCGCGCTCACCGAATTCTTTTTCGCTCGCTTTAAAGAGAACGGGGCCGACCTTAACGCCGTGGCACCGCTTTGGCAAGAAATGCTCGACAACCGCTTTGTTTGTTGCCCGCGGATGGACTCCCGTCAACTCCACCTTGGGGAACGGGTGATCCAACTCATCTTCAACTTCACGCACACCCCGCGCGGCGTCTTCATCATGTGGCGCGACGAGACGGAAATGATCCAATTCGAGGAACAAAAAGACGCGTTCCTCGCCGAGCTGTCCCACGACTTCCGGACACCGCTCACCGCCATCACCGGTTACACCGAACTGCTCATGCATCGCCACAAGGATGACGAGAAGACACACGCCATGCTGACGCTCGTGAAACAGGAGGCGGACCGGCTCGAGCGACTCGTCGACAACTTCCTCGACTATCAGCGCGTCACGTATTCCGAGGACTTGCTCGCACGGGAACCGGTCGCATTGAAACCACTCCTCGAGGAAGTGGTGGCGAGTTATGACACGACGTCTTCTGATCACCATGTGACGTTAGCGGCACCGGACGGCCTTGTCATCGAGGCCGATCAAGAAAAGCTGTTGCAGCTCGTCCACAACTTGGTCGGCAACGCCATCAAGTACTCGCCGGAAGGCGGCACCGTCACGGTCGACGTGACGGACGAGAACGGGACGCTCGTCTTGTCCGTCAAAGACTCAGGCATCGGCATCCCCAAGGAGGCGTTGCCGTACATCTTTGACGAGTATTACCGCGTCGACTCCGACGCCCACCGCCCGATCAAAGGGACCGGTCTCGGCCTGCGCATCTGTAAACGGATCGCCGAGGCGCACGGTTGGGGCATCCATGCCGATTCCGTCTACGGGGAAGGCACGACGTTTTGCATCTACCTCTACTCCCCGACCGCCACGAGCACGACGCGGCTCGGTGAACACGAAGAAAGGGTTTGA